A section of the Paramisgurnus dabryanus chromosome 4, PD_genome_1.1, whole genome shotgun sequence genome encodes:
- the LOC135736054 gene encoding uncharacterized protein isoform X1: MCKDVDFILNSPNKVNKRISRFERRITRLRKHHGECARRQSAREKAMETSSVGTIMPHQDPDDQVPSPLQQDILDLKLMCRKRSLLDSKGNMDSSIPSDVTKPFGKKSLSTKKSADTDSDADTEILELPSSSVSPGACDVPDLKRTDSVFLTKKSLGISSTSDDSISSIDNSEDEYVPESESSSEESEDSIPQPLSSPSSTNVSLGDNVDSSSSSMNADKECSPLEVKETMTHSDNDCSSEVSVMKLKKTAYGQRMYNKKHYCFYCYKPFCKMARHLAQVHKNEVDVAKALSYPKGSKERKINLDLLRNKGNRVHNTNVLKAGKGVLVPRQQSTAKNVNFKDYLHCLNCQGLFRRKALWRHMSRCNLAKKCQVTKPGRSRVQALCAYAEPVPEGVTKKLWKLISDMKQDEVTHVVKSDACIIKFGEHLCNKMGNDKTKHEYIRTKMREAGRLLVSARKVGKLQSIKDFFIPQNFYDVIKAVKDTAGYREEDEVFAIPSLALKLGHNLKKMADIAECEAMIAGDENIVQKVKMFKKMYTTKWNELVSASALKTLNEAKWNTPELLPFTEDVKKMHIHLSKQTKLYQEKLKLEKSQKNWSNLAQVTLCDVMVFNRRRAGEVSKMKLNSYLLRNTSVLHSDVAVALSKVEQKLCQHFQRVEIRGKRDRKVPILLTPSMLDSMELLVKNRQACGVHDENLFFFAKPMTETSYYKGTDCIRKVAYQCGAERPKTLKTTKLRKHIATLSTVLNLRDTDMDQLADFMGHDIRVHRNFYRLPEGTLQLAKISKVLMALEQGRVSEFKGKNLDEINLDPNEKVNVETDVSETDVSETEDEESEGEMPQPKKRRRSSSTSIAESSVGTKSLREMPQQEKQCQSPSTSTEENSFARKSAKERATTSNSGLSKCPKRKWTEEEVKAVENKLLDCITSGRLPGIRQCEDCIRSAPELLKNRTWKSVKFYVKNRITAFRRECEKRKKM; this comes from the exons CGATCCTTG CTGGATTCAAAGGGAAATATGGACAGTTCAATACCTTCAGATGTTACCAAGCCGTTTGGCAAAAAGTCACTGTCTACAAAGAAATCTGCG GACACAGACAGTGATGCAGATACAGAAATCCTAGAGTTGCCCAGTTCTTCTGTATCACCAGGAGCCTGTGATGTCCCAGACCTAAAGAGGACTGACAGTGTATTC CTTACCAAGAAATCATTAGGGATCAGTTCCACTTCAGATGACTCAATTAGCAGCATTGACAACAGTGAAGACGAGTATGTGCCTGAATCGGAGAGCAGTTCTGAAGAATCTGAAGACAGCATTCCACAGCCTTTGTCCAGTCCCTCATCTACCAATGTGTCATTAGGTGACAATGTTGATTCTTCCTCATCTTCCATGAATGCAGACAAGGAATGTTCCCCACTTGAAGTTAAGGAGACAATGACTCATTCAGATAATGACTGCAGTAGTGAGGTTTCTGTAATGAAACTGAAAAAGACTGCATATGGCCAAAGAATGTACAACAAAAAGCattattgcttttattgttACAAACCATTCTGCAAAATGGCAAGACACTTGGCCCAAGTTCATAAAAATGAGGTCGATGTAGCAAAAGCTCTTTCTTATCCAAAGGGGTCTAAAGAAAGGAAGATTAATTTGGATCTTTTGAGGAATAAAGGGAACCGTGTACACAACACAAATGTTCTAAAAGCTGGCAAAGGAGTGTTGGTGCCACGTCAACAATCCACTGCTAAAAACGTGAATTTTAAGGACTACTTGCACTGTTTGAACTGCCAAGGGCTGTTCAGGCGAAAAGCACTTTGGAGGCATATGTCAAGGTGTAACCTGGCCAAGAAGTGCCAGGTCACAAAACCAGGTAGATCCAGAGTTCAAGCACTCTGTGCTTATGCAGAGCCTGTTCCTGAAGgagtaacaaaaaaattatggaaaCTGATCAGTGACATGAAGCAAGATGAAGTAACGCACGTGGTTAAAAGTGATGCATGCATCATCAAGTTTGGAGAACACTTGTGCAACAAAATGGGGAACGACAAAACCAAGCATGAATACATCAGAACTAAAATGCGTGAGGCTGGAAGGCTGTTGGTATCTGCTAGAAAAGTTGGAAAACTGCAGAGTATTAAAGACTTTTTCATACCCCAAAACTTCTATGATGTTATTAAGGCCGTTAAAGATACAGCGGGATACCGAGAAGAAGATGAGGTCTTTGCAATTCCGTCTTTGGCGTTAAAACTGGGGCACAACCTAAAAAAAATGGCAGATATTGCAGAATGTGAAGCAATGATTGCAGGAGATGAAAACATTGTCcaaaaggtaaaaatgtttaagaaaatgtaTACCACAAAATGGAATGAATTGGTGTCAGCCTCAGCCTTGAAGACACTTAATGAAGCAAAATGGAACACTCCAGAGCTTCTTCCTTTTACTGAGGATGTTAAGAAAATGCACATCCATCTCAGCAAGCAAACTAAACTGTACCAAGAAAAGCTAAAACTTGAGAAAAGTCAAAAGAACTGGTCAAATCTTGCTCAAGTGACTCTGTGTGATGTAATGGTGTTTAATCGCAGGAGAGCAGGAGAAGTTTCGAAAATGAAGTTGAATTCATATCTTCTCCGAAACACATCTGTTTTGCATTCTGATGTCGCGGTTGCTTTATCTAAAGTTGAGCAGAAGCTCTGTCAGCATTTCCAACGTGTTGAAATTAGAGGCAAGCGAGACAGAAAGGTGCCAATACTCCTGACCCCAAGTATGCTGGACTCCATGGAGCTACTTGTAAAGAATCGTCAAGCATGTGGTGTACATgatgaaaatcttttttttttcgcaAAACCCATGACTGAGACATCATACTACAAAGGCACGGATTGCATCAGGAAGGTTGCCTACCAGTGTGGAGCTGAACGTCCAAAGACTCTAAAAACCACAAAGCTGCGGAAACACATTGCAACACTTTCTACAGTGCTTAATCTGAGAGATACTGATATGGaccaattggcagattttatgGGACATGATATAAGAGTTCATAGAAACTTTTACCGACTGCCTGAAGGGACGTTACAACTAGCAAAGATCAGCAAGGTGCTGATGGCCCTTGAACAGGGAAGGGTATCAGAATTCAAGGGGAAAAACCTTGATGAAATTAACCTTGATCCTAATG AGAAAGTGAATGTAGAGACTGATGTTTCTGAAACTGATGTTTCTGAAACTGAGGATGAAGAAAGTGAGGGTGAGATGCCACAGCCAAAAAAACGACGTCGGTCCTCTTCAACATCTATAG CGGAATCTTCAGTTGGCACCAAGTCTTTGAGGGAAATGCCACAGCAAGAGAAGCAATGTCAGTCCCCTTCAACATCTACAG AAGAAAATTCATTTGCCCGCAAGTCGGCAAAGGAGAGAGCGACGACTTCAAACTCAG gtttgTCAAAATGCCCCAAAAGAAAGTGGACAGAAGAGGAGGTGAAGGCAGTTGAAAACAAACTTTTAGACTGCATCACATCTGGCAGGTTACCAGGGATAAGACAGTGTGAAGACTGCATCAGGTCAGCGCCGGAATTGCTTAAAAACAGAACCTGGAAATCAGTGAAGTTTTATGTCAAGAACCGAATAAcagcattcaggagagagtgtgagaaaagaaagaaaatgtaa
- the LOC135736054 gene encoding uncharacterized protein isoform X2, whose product MDKKSPNKVNKRISRFERRITRLRKHHGECARRQSAREKAMETSSVGTIMPHQDPDDQVPSPLQQDILDLKLMCRKRSLLDSKGNMDSSIPSDVTKPFGKKSLSTKKSADTDSDADTEILELPSSSVSPGACDVPDLKRTDSVFLTKKSLGISSTSDDSISSIDNSEDEYVPESESSSEESEDSIPQPLSSPSSTNVSLGDNVDSSSSSMNADKECSPLEVKETMTHSDNDCSSEVSVMKLKKTAYGQRMYNKKHYCFYCYKPFCKMARHLAQVHKNEVDVAKALSYPKGSKERKINLDLLRNKGNRVHNTNVLKAGKGVLVPRQQSTAKNVNFKDYLHCLNCQGLFRRKALWRHMSRCNLAKKCQVTKPGRSRVQALCAYAEPVPEGVTKKLWKLISDMKQDEVTHVVKSDACIIKFGEHLCNKMGNDKTKHEYIRTKMREAGRLLVSARKVGKLQSIKDFFIPQNFYDVIKAVKDTAGYREEDEVFAIPSLALKLGHNLKKMADIAECEAMIAGDENIVQKVKMFKKMYTTKWNELVSASALKTLNEAKWNTPELLPFTEDVKKMHIHLSKQTKLYQEKLKLEKSQKNWSNLAQVTLCDVMVFNRRRAGEVSKMKLNSYLLRNTSVLHSDVAVALSKVEQKLCQHFQRVEIRGKRDRKVPILLTPSMLDSMELLVKNRQACGVHDENLFFFAKPMTETSYYKGTDCIRKVAYQCGAERPKTLKTTKLRKHIATLSTVLNLRDTDMDQLADFMGHDIRVHRNFYRLPEGTLQLAKISKVLMALEQGRVSEFKGKNLDEINLDPNEKVNVETDVSETDVSETEDEESEGEMPQPKKRRRSSSTSIAESSVGTKSLREMPQQEKQCQSPSTSTEENSFARKSAKERATTSNSGLSKCPKRKWTEEEVKAVENKLLDCITSGRLPGIRQCEDCIRSAPELLKNRTWKSVKFYVKNRITAFRRECEKRKKM is encoded by the exons CGATCCTTG CTGGATTCAAAGGGAAATATGGACAGTTCAATACCTTCAGATGTTACCAAGCCGTTTGGCAAAAAGTCACTGTCTACAAAGAAATCTGCG GACACAGACAGTGATGCAGATACAGAAATCCTAGAGTTGCCCAGTTCTTCTGTATCACCAGGAGCCTGTGATGTCCCAGACCTAAAGAGGACTGACAGTGTATTC CTTACCAAGAAATCATTAGGGATCAGTTCCACTTCAGATGACTCAATTAGCAGCATTGACAACAGTGAAGACGAGTATGTGCCTGAATCGGAGAGCAGTTCTGAAGAATCTGAAGACAGCATTCCACAGCCTTTGTCCAGTCCCTCATCTACCAATGTGTCATTAGGTGACAATGTTGATTCTTCCTCATCTTCCATGAATGCAGACAAGGAATGTTCCCCACTTGAAGTTAAGGAGACAATGACTCATTCAGATAATGACTGCAGTAGTGAGGTTTCTGTAATGAAACTGAAAAAGACTGCATATGGCCAAAGAATGTACAACAAAAAGCattattgcttttattgttACAAACCATTCTGCAAAATGGCAAGACACTTGGCCCAAGTTCATAAAAATGAGGTCGATGTAGCAAAAGCTCTTTCTTATCCAAAGGGGTCTAAAGAAAGGAAGATTAATTTGGATCTTTTGAGGAATAAAGGGAACCGTGTACACAACACAAATGTTCTAAAAGCTGGCAAAGGAGTGTTGGTGCCACGTCAACAATCCACTGCTAAAAACGTGAATTTTAAGGACTACTTGCACTGTTTGAACTGCCAAGGGCTGTTCAGGCGAAAAGCACTTTGGAGGCATATGTCAAGGTGTAACCTGGCCAAGAAGTGCCAGGTCACAAAACCAGGTAGATCCAGAGTTCAAGCACTCTGTGCTTATGCAGAGCCTGTTCCTGAAGgagtaacaaaaaaattatggaaaCTGATCAGTGACATGAAGCAAGATGAAGTAACGCACGTGGTTAAAAGTGATGCATGCATCATCAAGTTTGGAGAACACTTGTGCAACAAAATGGGGAACGACAAAACCAAGCATGAATACATCAGAACTAAAATGCGTGAGGCTGGAAGGCTGTTGGTATCTGCTAGAAAAGTTGGAAAACTGCAGAGTATTAAAGACTTTTTCATACCCCAAAACTTCTATGATGTTATTAAGGCCGTTAAAGATACAGCGGGATACCGAGAAGAAGATGAGGTCTTTGCAATTCCGTCTTTGGCGTTAAAACTGGGGCACAACCTAAAAAAAATGGCAGATATTGCAGAATGTGAAGCAATGATTGCAGGAGATGAAAACATTGTCcaaaaggtaaaaatgtttaagaaaatgtaTACCACAAAATGGAATGAATTGGTGTCAGCCTCAGCCTTGAAGACACTTAATGAAGCAAAATGGAACACTCCAGAGCTTCTTCCTTTTACTGAGGATGTTAAGAAAATGCACATCCATCTCAGCAAGCAAACTAAACTGTACCAAGAAAAGCTAAAACTTGAGAAAAGTCAAAAGAACTGGTCAAATCTTGCTCAAGTGACTCTGTGTGATGTAATGGTGTTTAATCGCAGGAGAGCAGGAGAAGTTTCGAAAATGAAGTTGAATTCATATCTTCTCCGAAACACATCTGTTTTGCATTCTGATGTCGCGGTTGCTTTATCTAAAGTTGAGCAGAAGCTCTGTCAGCATTTCCAACGTGTTGAAATTAGAGGCAAGCGAGACAGAAAGGTGCCAATACTCCTGACCCCAAGTATGCTGGACTCCATGGAGCTACTTGTAAAGAATCGTCAAGCATGTGGTGTACATgatgaaaatcttttttttttcgcaAAACCCATGACTGAGACATCATACTACAAAGGCACGGATTGCATCAGGAAGGTTGCCTACCAGTGTGGAGCTGAACGTCCAAAGACTCTAAAAACCACAAAGCTGCGGAAACACATTGCAACACTTTCTACAGTGCTTAATCTGAGAGATACTGATATGGaccaattggcagattttatgGGACATGATATAAGAGTTCATAGAAACTTTTACCGACTGCCTGAAGGGACGTTACAACTAGCAAAGATCAGCAAGGTGCTGATGGCCCTTGAACAGGGAAGGGTATCAGAATTCAAGGGGAAAAACCTTGATGAAATTAACCTTGATCCTAATG AGAAAGTGAATGTAGAGACTGATGTTTCTGAAACTGATGTTTCTGAAACTGAGGATGAAGAAAGTGAGGGTGAGATGCCACAGCCAAAAAAACGACGTCGGTCCTCTTCAACATCTATAG CGGAATCTTCAGTTGGCACCAAGTCTTTGAGGGAAATGCCACAGCAAGAGAAGCAATGTCAGTCCCCTTCAACATCTACAG AAGAAAATTCATTTGCCCGCAAGTCGGCAAAGGAGAGAGCGACGACTTCAAACTCAG gtttgTCAAAATGCCCCAAAAGAAAGTGGACAGAAGAGGAGGTGAAGGCAGTTGAAAACAAACTTTTAGACTGCATCACATCTGGCAGGTTACCAGGGATAAGACAGTGTGAAGACTGCATCAGGTCAGCGCCGGAATTGCTTAAAAACAGAACCTGGAAATCAGTGAAGTTTTATGTCAAGAACCGAATAAcagcattcaggagagagtgtgagaaaagaaagaaaatgtaa